The Juglans regia cultivar Chandler chromosome 6, Walnut 2.0, whole genome shotgun sequence genome contains the following window.
CGAAATACTGCCAGGAGCTCTATTACTTCTGGATTTTCAACCTCAAACTCAACTTTACTAGCTGCCATTAAGACCTGCCCATGTTCATCTCTCAAAATAACACCAGTCCCAGCTTTCTGAAGATCCATGAACATTGCCCCATCTGTATTAAGCTTCAGACTAGCCTCTGGGGGTGGTTTCCAACCAAAATGTGCTCAGAGCTGCACCTGAACTTTAACTAACACTGCTTTATAACTGTGCTTCAATGAGATCTTGAATCACCATGAGAAATGGGGAGGTCGACCTAGACCCGAGTGTCAACTTTCTGCATTTAGGGAGGTGGTTGATGTGTGTTCTCTTAGGGATATGGGGCATCGAAGGAATAAATTCACTTGGAACAACCGAAGGGAAGGTTCTCACTGTATTAGATGGATAAAATGACAAAGTCCTAAAACCAAGttcctataaaaataaagactagataaaaaaaatattaatcataaGAATTAACTTAGATATGTTTGTGCAGAATAGAAGAAAGACAGAAATCAGCAACCATATGTTTAAGGAGTTAAAAATGAGacgaaaaactaaaaaattggGCGATTGTGCTATTTAACAGTCAGTGTCGGTCATAAGGTGCAATGTGCGAAcaggatgatgaatatttttgtaGACTTTGGTTACTTCTTTATCAATTTCCAGACGTGGGTATGGCAAAGAATGATTTTCATGATCATCTTTTTCAACAAGCATATGTGCTAAAACAGAGTAAAGTCAATCGCTGTGGGACCAACTTGATCATTCTAAACAActttgaaagttaaaagttcTATCTTTGTGAGATACTCTTCTTATCTTTTACATCAAAGTCATCATCTAATAAAAATCAATGGACCGAAttgaacatcttttttttttttcaaaaagtatcAACTTGCTTTGAGACCAAAGTGATTACTTTAAGGACGGCAATGGGCCAACGAAATGAAAACATACATTGAATTGTGATTAAGCagcaattaataaaatgaaaataactaatatCCCTACTCATTTCAATCCACTCAGGCCCCAGCAGAAATAAATGCTCCCATTGTATTCACAAAACCTCTTTTCCATGACCTGCTGTCTCACTAGATTTCCATGACATTTCGTACACAACCTTCTCATGATCTTTTGTTTTACCACTGCGTGTTAACAACATCATGCATTAGAGAATCGGAAGTACTGCTGAGTTGTAATCAGGCTTAATTGCGTGAATACTACGTTACTTCTTCCATGGCCTTGCAAGgagctgcttcttcttcttcttcctttttttctttcaccgACCGCTGGGCATACGATGTATTCTTGAGTTTTAGAGGTGAAGATACTCGCAATAATTTTACTGCCCATCTATATGATGCTCTAGATCGAAAGGGAATCAACACTTACATAGACTATGAACTTAGAAGAGGAAAGGAAATTTCACAGGCACTTCTCAAAGCTATTGAAGAATCGAGAATTGCGATCATTATACTCTCTCAAAACTATGCATCATCCACATGGTGCTTAGACGAGCTGATGAAGATCCTTGATTGTAATAAAACAAGGCAACAAATCATTCTTCCTGTGTTTTACAACGTAGATCCATCAGAAGTACGACATCAAAGAAAGAGTTTTGGTGAAGCATTTGCAAAACATCAACATAGGTTTAATGATGACATGAAGGTGCGGAGGTGGAAGGAAACACTCGAAGAGGTGGCCAACTTGTCCGGGTTTCATTTAGGGAACAGGTACTACTTAATTCTAATGTAATGATCATCGTGTGACTTCAGAATTaaactcttctttttctttttttttttgcagtagATGACGAaataccttatatatatatatatatatatatatatatatatatatatatatatatatatatatatatatattagcaatttcactatatttatttgtatgttatGTTACTGTCTCTTTTCATTTGAAGAgtccatctcattaattgtttCTTATGATCTTCTCTATTGGTAGGAACGAATCTGAATTCATCAACGAAATTGTTGAAGAGGTTTTGAGAATAGTAAATCGTATATACTTAAGCGTTGCCAAGTATCCAGTTGGAATAGAATCtcatataaaagatattaattTGCTTCTAAGTATTGGGATGAATGACATACGCATGATAGGGATCCTTGGAGTTGGTGGAATTGGAAAGACAACCATCGCCAAAGCAATCTACAACTCAATTGCTTATCAGTTTGAAGCTAGCTGTTTTCTTGCAAATATTCGAGAAACTTCAAATCGAGAGGGTGGTCTAATGCACCTGCAGGAGACACTTCTTTATGAGATCTTAGGAGACTCTAAGAATTTCAAAGTTGGTAGTGTTGATAGGGGAATCAATGTGATAAAGCATAGGCTTTGCTCTAAAAAGATTCTACTGATTCTTGACGATGTGGATAAGTTGGTCCAATTAGAAACTCTAGCCGGAGATCATGATTGGTTTGGTTTAGGAAGTAGaatcatcataacaacaagagatcaaaATTTATTGACTAGTCATGAAGTTGATTCAACATACATGATGAATGAGTTGGATCACGACAAAGCTCTTCAGCTCTTTAGTTTACATGCCTTCAAGAGAGAAAAGCCTATTGATGATTTTGCAGAACTAACAGAAGATGCAGTAAGATATGCAGGGGGTCTTCCACTAGCTTTAACGGTTCTAGGTTCAGATCTAAAAGGTAGAAGCATACATCAATGGAAAAGTGCATTGGATAAGCTCAAGAGAATTCCTAACAAAGATATTCAAATGATACTTAGAACAAGTTATGATGGATTGGATGATAATGAGAAGGATATTTTCCTTGATATTGCTTGtttcttcaaaacaaaagatgTAGATTATGTCATCAAAGTATTAGATAGTTGTCGTTTCTTTCCAGATGATGGCATTCAAAGGCTTATGGATAAGTGTCTCATGAGTGTTGATGAAAGTGGAAAATTGTGGATGCATGACTTGCTACAAGATATGGGTAGAGAAATTGTTCGACAAGAATCACCTAAAGAACCTGGAAAACGTAGTAGATTATGGTTTCATGAAGATGTTCGTTCTGTACTAGAAGAAAATACGGTAAGAGAGTAAATGAAGAAAACACGactaattttactttttttatgagCATCTTCCATTTTCATTTATGAACAGTTTTCAATGATATGCAGATTTTGAAgagacattatttttttatattttgaatgtgATTAATTGTTTTTggaaactcaaatattagaaaaaattactcaatttgaaaaatattagcAGAAAAGCAAGATATAAAGACAGTCTAGATGTGAGTTAATTTGCTAATACATGTTGTATATGTTGTTGCACTAGGTAACAAACAAAATTGAAGGGATATTGATAGATTTGCCAGAACGAGACTTGATATGCTTAGGTTCCAAAGCATTCATGAAGATGAAAAGActcagaatatttataaatcgcAATGCATGTTTATCTGGAGGGCCTAATTACCTTTCTAATGAGTTAAGCTTGCTTGATTTGGGTGAATGCCCTTTGCAATCTTTGCCATCCAATTTTCATGGAAAAAAACTCATCGACTTTCAAATCCGTAGTAGCCTCATAAAAGAATTAGGGGAGGGAATCAAGGTAAAACTTATgttctcaatatttttcttttcaatttagtTTTGAACTTCTTTGAatctaatttctctttttttttttactgatctGCAGAATTTTCAGAACCTGAAGTTTATGAGTTTCTATGATTGTAAATTCCTAACAAAAATTCCTGATATCTCAAGGATCCCAAATTTAGAGGAACTGTATCTTCGTAATTGTGAAAGTTTAATTGAAGTTCATGATTCTGTTGGTTCCCATGATCATCTGACCTCTTTATCATTCTTCGGATGCTCAAGCCTTAAAAGTTTTCCAAGAAGCCTCAGGATGAGATCTCTAGAATCTCTTGTCCTTGAAGATTGTTCAAGCCTTCAAAGTTTTCCTGATATTGAGTGTCAGATGGAATGCTTAAGATTCATTAAATTCGACCAAGCTCCTATAAAAGAATTGCCTTCATCCATTGGGTATCTCACTGGCCTGCAGGATGTATACATAAAAGGCTGCAAAAACCTTATTCATCTCCCAACTAACATTCTTGAGCTGCAGCATTTACGCAATCTTTGTGTCGAAAATTTTTCAGAACTTGTTAAGCTTCcaaagaaggagaaggagaaggagaaaagATGCTCCACGCCCTGTGTCATGTCAACAGAAGAATGTGAAATTTCATCAAATGAAGAACTGCTCTCAAGGCTGCCACCTCCATTGCCAGCACTAGAATATTTGAATCTCTGTGATTGTGTCCTATCAAAGTCTGACTTCTTTACAGCATTTAATTTCTCATCCACTTTGGAAACTTTAGAACTGTCAAGGAGTGATATCGTTATTCTTCCAGCAAGCATCAAAAGATTTGTTGGATTGAGGTGCCTTATGTTGTTGGATTGCAAGCAACTTGAACAAATTCTAGAACTTCCACCAAATATAGAAGAGGTGTTTGCCAGTGGATGCATTTCATTGGAAACCTTTCCGGAAGtatcaaaaaaatttgagtTCAATACAAGCACCTTACCATCACTACATTGGATTGACTTGTCTGCATGCAATAAAATGCTTGTGAATATCAGGAATCATGTCACGAATCCTTCATTGGttgaggtctctctctctctctctctctctctctctctctaatacgTATTTGTGTATGCCATTAATATTTATGGGTTGTATTActgaaagttataataatattcattcaacAGGGACAACTTGAGGAGGCACTTTTAGGTGGAATTATTTTTCCGGGGAATAGGATTCCAGACTGGTTTAGCCATCGCAAAGAGGTTTCAAACAGTGAATCTTGTGAAATACAAATTAATGGACCCTTGTATCTGGATCAGATCAAAGGAATTGCTTTGTGTGCTGTTATTGGACCCATTATTGGGATCACCCAGCCAGATACACCCCCTGCTGATATTAGTGCTAAAATCATTGGCAATGGAGTCGAAAGGTTCCTTAGAGAAAGAACAATTCCTTCAATGGATCATGTTTGGCTAGAGTACTCCATGCTGGAATCTTTTAACCAAAAGGAGAACAGTTTGCGAGTTGAGTTTTATTGTGAATCAAAGATGGTGTTCTTTAAAAGTTGCGGGTTGCATCTGATAAACAAGCTCGAAGaaaatgtgcaagttcatccaaGTGTGCTCCCTAATAGTGTTGATGTCGAGATTGAAGATTCAGTGGCCTCAATGGCTGGTATTCAAGTTACTAAGAGACTCCGTGATGGTGATGATTACAGCTTGGAATCCAATTGGTACCCACAACAGAAGAGTGTAAAATCCACTCATGATGCCGCTGATCTATAGAATGAAACTGATTTTGTCATAGAATTGTTGGTTGTTTTAAGAATGTCATTAACGAGGATGAATAACTTTAGCCCCCTCATTATCTATGTTGATCAGATTGcctaataattttctttcatatagAGAAATGCTGGGCACCAGCCGGAAGCCGCAACACACCcttaacaaaatttttattttttttttcaacccagcACGTTAGGTTTGCTGGGGCTTCTACTAACAGTAGAGTGTTATCAAGATTTTTTCTTTCGTATAACCCAACAATGTTGACAAAGCTGCGCACCAACCTACATCCTCTGTCAGCAACTGATATCAACTAATGGCAGAAGTTTGGTGGATGACTCTTTCTATAACATATTCCTCCGCTAtcaataaagaaataaagagtaATAGTTTATACAAATTTCGAACAgtctctttctaaaaaaaagtgaatcctATCatgaagtgttaaaaaaatctttttttttttaatagactacttttttaataaaagatttaaacaagacttatctatttgaaattttatatttataaattagtgtGCAAAGCACACCTTTTATTTAATTGACACGATAAGACTTGATTTGTcaagaaaacttaaaattaaaatatctaattaatttggcAGTTTGGATTTGGCAATTTGGAAGAGCCAGGAAGTACTGACAAAGTACTAAAACCAAGCATctaattaaattactttttatgtgtaatttatTCCAAGACATCTGCTTTTATGCTTTTCAAAAGCATCTGCTTTGTAAAAGGTTCTGTTGATGTATTCCAAGACATCTTCTATTAGGCTTTTCAAAAGCATCTGCTTTATAAAAGGTTATGTGGGTGATTTATTCCAAGACATTTGCTTTTTTGCTTTACAAAAGATGCTGTGTGTGATTTATTCCAATTAGTTTTCTTTGAAAGGAAGTTGCTGcgtttttgtatatatattactaacTAGTATGACCAAGTTGTTCTACGAGGACTACTTCAATGGCTTTCCATGGtggctcttcctcttcctctttccCTAGTTCTGCTTCTTTAAGTCCTCAGCAGACTTACGATGTGTTCATTAGCTTTAGAGGTGAAGATACCTGCAATAATTTTATTGCCCGTCTACACAATGCTTTGCATCGAAAGGGTGTGATCACCTACATTGATGATAAGCTTAGAAGAGGAGAGGAAATTTCACAAGCACTTCTTAGAGCCATTGAAGAGTCAAGAATTTCAATAACTGTACTCTCCAAAAACTATGCATCATCCACTTGGTGCCTGGATGAGTTAACGAAGATTCTAGAGtgtagaaaaacaaaatagcaAATGGTTTTACCAGTATTTTATAACGTAAATCCATCGGAAGGACGACATCAGACAAAGAGTTCTGGAGAAGCATTGGCGAAACTTGAAGAAAGGTTCAAAGATAGTGCGAGAGTGCAGAGGTGGAAGGCATGCGTAAAAGAAGTGGCCAATTTGTCAAGGTGGCAGTTAGAAGGGAACGGGTACTTCTAACCATTCTTGTCTCTCACACAAGAAATTTACATATTCTGTTCAATTTCACACCATGCATTCATACAATGCATGTCCGCTCTTGGACTAGAGAGCAGGAAGTTAAAAAGAGATTAATTCGATTCAAATTCTGAGACAAATCCATCCTTCATCCTGGATCGGGGGGTCTAAGTTTCctcttctctgttttttttcctgtcttttttgttttgcctTTCATCTATTCACATTTTCTTGTGGAGGCGTCAACAAAGTGAAGTTTAATAGCGCATATAAGACTACCATTGTCATCTATTATTGGAGAAAAGATGACACTAGATCATgttcttatttcttttcataagtGTTATTCATTTGATGTTTTGGTATTGGTAGGAATGAATCCAAATTTATTCAAGAAATTGCTCAAGCAATCACAAGAATAGTAAATTGTACATACTTGAATGTTGCCAAGCATCCGATTGGAGTAGAATCTCGTGTACATGCCATCAATATGCttctaagtgttgggatgaatgaCATACGCATGATAGGAGTCTTTGGAGTTGGTGGAATTGGCAAGACAACAATTACCAAAGCAATCTATAACTTGAATGCTTATCAATTTGAAGATAGTTGTTTTCTTGCAAATGTAAGAGAAACTTCAAAGAGGGAGTGCGGTCTTGTCCAATTACAAGAGAAGCTTCTTTATGACATCTTAGGAGACTCAAGTTTGAAGGTTGACAATGTTGATAGAGGAATCAACATCATAAAAGAGAGGCTTTGCTGTAAAAGGATTCTTTTAGTTCTTGATGATGTAGATCAGTTGGCCCAGTTAGAAGCATTATCTGGAGAAAGTGGTTGGTTTGGTTTGGGAAGTAGaatcatcataacaacaagAGATAAACATTTACTAACCAAACATAAAGTTGATTTAACATACAAGGTGAAGGAAATGGATCACGATGAAGCTCTTCAGCTCTTCAGTTGGCATGCCTTCAAAAAAGACAAGCCCATTGATGGGTTTGTACAACTCTCAGAGCATGCATTGCGTTGTGCTAGAGGCCTTCCACTGGCTTTAGTAGTGCTTGGCTCAAATCTATATGGTAGAAGTTTGCATGAATGGAAAAGTGCATTAGATAAGTGCAAAAGGCTTCCTAACAAAAATATACACAACATACTTAGAATCAGTTATGATGATCTGGATGACAATGAGAAGGATATTTTTCTTGACATTGCATGTTTTTTCAAAGGTGAGGATGCAGATTATGTCGTTAAAATATTAGACAGTTGTGGGTTTTTCCCTGATATTGGGATCAGAGTTCTTACTGATAAGTCTCTTGTAACTATTGAAGAGAATAACCGATTGGTGATGTATGACTTGATACAAGAAATGGGTAGAGAAATTGTTCGTCAAGAATCACCCAAAGAACCTGGCAGACATAGTAGGTTATGGTTTCATGAAGATGTTTGCTATGTACTAGAAGAAAACACGGTAAGAGTTTAActcttctcttaaaaaaaaaagtttaaaattgttTCCTTTCCACAAGAGAAGCTTACTAGAAAAATCTACTGGTTGTGTGTATATCTATAGACATtcattcttgtatatatatactgccATTTTGGAAGTAATCTTACTTTGGAGTTTGGTACATgccaataataaaaacaatattccCTTTGtgaaaataggaaaagaaaaagaaaaaaaatacaaactgttTAACTTTATGTTTCTgtatataaacaaaacaatagTTTCAAGCACATGATGAAAGGATGGAGAAGttaaatgttttgattttgttagCTTTTATTTTGTCTTACTAGGGAACAAACAAAATTGAAGGCATATTGGTGGAGTTGCCTGAACGCGACTTGATACACTTGAGTTCCAAAGCCTTCACGAAGATGAAAAGGCTCCGGCTCTTTATAAATCGTAATGCATGTTTTTCTGAAGGGCCTAATTATCTCTCTAACGAGTTAAGATTGATTGGCCTGAATATCCGTTACAAGCTTTGCCATCCAATTTTCATGGAAAGAAACTCTCTGTTTTTAGGATCAGCAATAGCCTTTTCAAGGAATTGAAGGAGGTATTCGAGGTACATTCAATCTTATTATCGATGTTCTTATCCCCTAAATTTTGATGTAAACCACTTTGAAGCTAATTTATACCCCTTTTTCTTTACAGAATTTCCAAAACTTGAAGATCATGGAATTATCTGATTGTAAGTTCCTAACAAAAATCCCTGATATTTCAAGGATCCCAGGTCTTGAGAAATTAACTCTTTCTAGTTGTGAAAGTTTAGTTGAATGGAAAAGTGCATTAGATAAGTGCAAAAGGCTTCCTAACAAAAATATACACAACATACTTAGAATCAGTTATGATGATCTGGATGACAATGAGAAGGATATCTTTCTTGACTTTGCATGTTTTTTCAAAGGTGAGGATGCAGATTATGTCATTAAAATATTAGACAGTTGTGGGTTTTTCCCTGATATTGGGATCAGAGTTCTTACAGATAAGTCTCTTATAACTATTGAATAGAATAACAGATTGGTGATGCATGACTTGATACAAGAAATGGGTAGAGAAATTGTTCGTCAAGGATCACCCAAAGAACCTGGCAGACGTAGTAGGTTTTGGTTTCATGAAGATGTTCGCTATGTACTAGAAGAAAACACGATAAGAGTTTAActcttctcttaaaaaaaaaaagtttaaaattgttTCCTTTCCACAAGAGAAGCTAACTAGAAACATCTACTGGTTGTGTGTATATCTATAGACATtcattcttgtatatatatatactaccatTTTGGAAGTAGTCTT
Protein-coding sequences here:
- the LOC108979782 gene encoding disease resistance protein RPV1-like isoform X2, with the protein product MVLPVFYNVNPSEGRHQTKSSGEALAKLEERFKDSARVQRWKACVKEVANLSRWQLEGNGNESKFIQEIAQAITRIVNCTYLNVAKHPIGVESRVHAINMLLSVGMNDIRMIGVFGVGGIGKTTITKAIYNLNAYQFEDSCFLANVRETSKRECGLVQLQEKLLYDILGDSSLKVDNVDRGINIIKERLCCKRILLVLDDVDQLAQLEALSGESGWFGLGSRIIITTRDKHLLTKHKVDLTYKVKEMDHDEALQLFSWHAFKKDKPIDGFVQLSEHALRCARGLPLALVVLGSNLYGRSLHEWKSALDKCKRLPNKNIHNILRISYDDLDDNEKDIFLDIACFFKENNRLVMYDLIQEMGREIVRQESPKEPGRHSRLWFHEDVCYVLEENTGTNKIEGILVELPERDLIHLSSKAFTKMKRLRLFINRNACFSEGPNYLSNELRLIGLNIRYKLCHPIFMERNSLFLGSAIAFSRN
- the LOC108979782 gene encoding disease resistance protein RUN1-like isoform X1 → MVLPVFYNVNPSEGRHQTKSSGEALAKLEERFKDSARVQRWKACVKEVANLSRWQLEGNGNESKFIQEIAQAITRIVNCTYLNVAKHPIGVESRVHAINMLLSVGMNDIRMIGVFGVGGIGKTTITKAIYNLNAYQFEDSCFLANVRETSKRECGLVQLQEKLLYDILGDSSLKVDNVDRGINIIKERLCCKRILLVLDDVDQLAQLEALSGESGWFGLGSRIIITTRDKHLLTKHKVDLTYKVKEMDHDEALQLFSWHAFKKDKPIDGFVQLSEHALRCARGLPLALVVLGSNLYGRSLHEWKSALDKCKRLPNKNIHNILRISYDDLDDNEKDIFLDIACFFKGEDADYVVKILDSCGFFPDIGIRVLTDKSLVTIEENNRLVMYDLIQEMGREIVRQESPKEPGRHSRLWFHEDVCYVLEENTGTNKIEGILVELPERDLIHLSSKAFTKMKRLRLFINRNACFSEGPNYLSNELRLIGLNIRYKLCHPIFMERNSLFLGSAIAFSRN
- the LOC109007136 gene encoding disease resistance protein RPV1-like isoform X3 — protein: MALQGAASSSSSFFSFTDRWAYDVFLSFRGEDTRNNFTAHLYDALDRKGINTYIDYELRRGKEISQALLKAIEESRIAIIILSQNYASSTWCLDELMKILDCNKTRQQIILPVFYNVDPSEVRHQRKSFGEAFAKHQHRFNDDMKVRRWKETLEEVANLSGFHLGNRNESEFINEIVEEVLRIVNRIYLSVAKYPVGIESHIKDINLLLSIGMNDIRMIGILGVGGIGKTTIAKAIYNSIAYQFEASCFLANIRETSNREGGLMHLQETLLYEILGDSKNFKVGSVDRGINVIKHRLCSKKILLILDDVDKLVQLETLAGDHDWFGLGSRIIITTRDQNLLTSHEVDSTYMMNELDHDKALQLFSLHAFKREKPIDDFAELTEDAVRYAGGLPLALTVLGSDLKGRSIHQWKSALDKLKRIPNKDIQMILRTSYDGLDDNEKDIFLDIACFFKTKDVDYVIKVLDSCRFFPDDGIQRLMDKCLMSVDESGKLWMHDLLQDMGREIVRQESPKEPGKRSRLWFHEDVRSVLEENTNFQNLKFMSFYDCKFLTKIPDISRIPNLEELYLRNCESLIEVHDSVGSHDHLTSLSFFGCSSLKSFPRSLRMRSLESLVLEDCSSLQSFPDIECQMECLRFIKFDQAPIKELPSSIGYLTGLQDVYIKGCKNLIHLPTNILELQHLRNLCVENFSELVKLPKKEKEKEKRCSTPCVMSTEECEISSNEELLSRLPPPLPALEYLNLCDCVLSKSDFFTAFNFSSTLETLELSRSDIVILPASIKRFVGLRCLMLLDCKQLEQILELPPNIEEVFASGCISLETFPEVSKKFEFNTSTLPSLHWIDLSACNKMLVNIRNHVTNPSLVEGQLEEALLGGIIFPGNRIPDWFSHRKEVSNSESCEIQINGPLYLDQIKGIALCAVIGPIIGITQPDTPPADISAKIIGNGVERFLRERTIPSMDHVWLEYSMLESFNQKENSLRVEFYCESKMVFFKSCGLHLINKLEENVQVHPSVLPNSVDVEIEDSVASMAGIQVTKRLRDGDDYSLESNWYPQQKSVKSTHDAADL
- the LOC109007136 gene encoding disease resistance protein RPV1-like isoform X2; the encoded protein is MALQGAASSSSSFFSFTDRWAYDVFLSFRGEDTRNNFTAHLYDALDRKGINTYIDYELRRGKEISQALLKAIEESRIAIIILSQNYASSTWCLDELMKILDCNKTRQQIILPVFYNVDPSEVRHQRKSFGEAFAKHQHRFNDDMKVRRWKETLEEVANLSGFHLGNRNESEFINEIVEEVLRIVNRIYLSVAKYPVGIESHIKDINLLLSIGMNDIRMIGILGVGGIGKTTIAKAIYNSIAYQFEASCFLANIRETSNREGGLMHLQETLLYEILGDSKNFKVGSVDRGINVIKHRLCSKKILLILDDVDKLVQLETLAGDHDWFGLGSRIIITTRDQNLLTSHEVDSTYMMNELDHDKALQLFSLHAFKREKPIDDFAELTEDAVRYAGGLPLALTVLGSDLKGRSIHQWKSALDKLKRIPNKDIQMILRTSYDGLDDNEKDIFLDIACFFKTKDVDYVIKVLDSCRFFPDDGIQRLMDKCLMSVDESGKLWMHDLLQDMGREIVRQESPKEPGKRSRLWFHEDVRSVLEENTVTNKIEGILIDLPERDLICLGSKAFMKMKRLRIFINRNACLSGGPNYLSNELSLLDLGECPLQSLPSNFHGKKLIDFQIRSSLIKELGEGIKNFQNLKFMSFPRSLRMRSLESLVLEDCSSLQSFPDIECQMECLRFIKFDQAPIKELPSSIGYLTGLQDVYIKGCKNLIHLPTNILELQHLRNLCVENFSELVKLPKKEKEKEKRCSTPCVMSTEECEISSNEELLSRLPPPLPALEYLNLCDCVLSKSDFFTAFNFSSTLETLELSRSDIVILPASIKRFVGLRCLMLLDCKQLEQILELPPNIEEVFASGCISLETFPEVSKKFEFNTSTLPSLHWIDLSACNKMLVNIRNHVTNPSLVEGQLEEALLGGIIFPGNRIPDWFSHRKEVSNSESCEIQINGPLYLDQIKGIALCAVIGPIIGITQPDTPPADISAKIIGNGVERFLRERTIPSMDHVWLEYSMLESFNQKENSLRVEFYCESKMVFFKSCGLHLINKLEENVQVHPSVLPNSVDVEIEDSVASMAGIQVTKRLRDGDDYSLESNWYPQQKSVKSTHDAADL
- the LOC109007136 gene encoding disease resistance protein RPV1-like isoform X1 gives rise to the protein MALQGAASSSSSFFSFTDRWAYDVFLSFRGEDTRNNFTAHLYDALDRKGINTYIDYELRRGKEISQALLKAIEESRIAIIILSQNYASSTWCLDELMKILDCNKTRQQIILPVFYNVDPSEVRHQRKSFGEAFAKHQHRFNDDMKVRRWKETLEEVANLSGFHLGNRNESEFINEIVEEVLRIVNRIYLSVAKYPVGIESHIKDINLLLSIGMNDIRMIGILGVGGIGKTTIAKAIYNSIAYQFEASCFLANIRETSNREGGLMHLQETLLYEILGDSKNFKVGSVDRGINVIKHRLCSKKILLILDDVDKLVQLETLAGDHDWFGLGSRIIITTRDQNLLTSHEVDSTYMMNELDHDKALQLFSLHAFKREKPIDDFAELTEDAVRYAGGLPLALTVLGSDLKGRSIHQWKSALDKLKRIPNKDIQMILRTSYDGLDDNEKDIFLDIACFFKTKDVDYVIKVLDSCRFFPDDGIQRLMDKCLMSVDESGKLWMHDLLQDMGREIVRQESPKEPGKRSRLWFHEDVRSVLEENTVTNKIEGILIDLPERDLICLGSKAFMKMKRLRIFINRNACLSGGPNYLSNELSLLDLGECPLQSLPSNFHGKKLIDFQIRSSLIKELGEGIKNFQNLKFMSFYDCKFLTKIPDISRIPNLEELYLRNCESLIEVHDSVGSHDHLTSLSFFGCSSLKSFPRSLRMRSLESLVLEDCSSLQSFPDIECQMECLRFIKFDQAPIKELPSSIGYLTGLQDVYIKGCKNLIHLPTNILELQHLRNLCVENFSELVKLPKKEKEKEKRCSTPCVMSTEECEISSNEELLSRLPPPLPALEYLNLCDCVLSKSDFFTAFNFSSTLETLELSRSDIVILPASIKRFVGLRCLMLLDCKQLEQILELPPNIEEVFASGCISLETFPEVSKKFEFNTSTLPSLHWIDLSACNKMLVNIRNHVTNPSLVEGQLEEALLGGIIFPGNRIPDWFSHRKEVSNSESCEIQINGPLYLDQIKGIALCAVIGPIIGITQPDTPPADISAKIIGNGVERFLRERTIPSMDHVWLEYSMLESFNQKENSLRVEFYCESKMVFFKSCGLHLINKLEENVQVHPSVLPNSVDVEIEDSVASMAGIQVTKRLRDGDDYSLESNWYPQQKSVKSTHDAADL